One window of Futiania mangrovi genomic DNA carries:
- a CDS encoding ATP-binding cassette domain-containing protein, giving the protein MTDRTLTPAPLALDGVTIARGEQRLVDRLSLTVAPGEIVTLMGPSGCGKSTLLAWVCGTLAPAFAATGRVRLGDADLTALPPEARHLGILFQDDLLFPHLSVGGNIAFGIPRAVRGRAARRAIVEEALESAGLAGFADRDPATLSGGQRARVSLLRVLVSGPRALLLDEPFSKLDATLKDQFRETVFARARADGLPTLLVTHDPDDAAAAGGRVLTLWS; this is encoded by the coding sequence ATGACGGATAGAACGCTCACGCCCGCTCCGCTTGCCCTCGACGGCGTGACAATCGCGCGGGGGGAACAGCGTCTTGTCGACCGGCTCAGCCTGACGGTCGCGCCGGGAGAGATCGTCACGCTGATGGGGCCAAGCGGCTGCGGCAAGTCCACGCTGCTCGCCTGGGTGTGCGGGACGCTCGCGCCCGCGTTCGCGGCTACGGGCCGGGTGCGGCTGGGCGACGCGGACCTGACCGCCTTGCCGCCGGAGGCGCGCCATCTCGGGATCCTGTTCCAGGACGACCTGCTGTTCCCGCACCTGTCGGTCGGCGGCAACATCGCCTTCGGCATCCCGCGCGCGGTAAGGGGCCGGGCGGCGCGCCGCGCCATCGTCGAGGAGGCGCTGGAGAGCGCGGGGCTCGCCGGTTTCGCGGACCGCGACCCGGCGACGCTGTCGGGCGGCCAGCGGGCGCGGGTGTCGCTCCTGCGGGTGCTGGTGTCGGGTCCGCGCGCGCTGCTGCTGGACGAGCCCTTCTCCAAGCTCGACGCGACGCTGAAGGACCAGTTTCGAGAAACCGTGTTCGCGCGGGCGCGCGCCGACGGCCTGCCGACGCTGCTGGTGACCCACGACCCGGACGATGCCGCCGCCGCCGGGGGCCGGGTACTGACGCTCTGGAGTTGA
- a CDS encoding ABC transporter permease → MPPVRAGGSRALALAPALTLALMLGPLAAGLGGTLLPAFGYLPALGGEGFSLAPWRALFAEPGLARAAQVSAFVGIVSTLISLAAVMAFCAAWQGTRAFSLLQRVVSPLLSVPHAATALALAFLIAPSGWLARMVSPWATGWTRPPDLLIVHDEAGLALVGGLVLKEIPFLFLMTLAALNQVDADARVRLARTLGYGRMAAWLKAVFPAVYAQIRLPVYAVLAYAMSVVDMAIILGPTNPPTLSVLVLRWANDPDLALRFQAAAGAIAQLLIVLGGLALWRLLEMGIARAGLRAATGGARMTHDGWGRGIALLPVAAIVAAVIAGLASLALWSAARVWRFPDALPTRWTAANWTDNAARAGELIATSAGIAALAALIALVLTVACLERETGRTHTGSLGAERLSRALPLLYAPLIVPQIAFLFGLQVFFVRIGIDGTAGAVVWAHLVFVLPYAFLAMADPYRAYDPRYVRTALCLGVSGRAAFWRVKLPMLLRPLLVAFAVGFAISVGQYLPTVFAGAGRVPTVTTEAVALAASADRRLIGIFALLQAVLPFAGFALATAIPALAFRSRRGLQVR, encoded by the coding sequence ATGCCGCCCGTGAGGGCAGGAGGATCGCGTGCACTCGCCCTTGCTCCCGCGCTGACGCTGGCGCTGATGCTGGGTCCGCTGGCAGCGGGTCTCGGCGGGACGCTGCTTCCTGCGTTCGGCTATCTGCCCGCGCTCGGCGGCGAGGGCTTCAGCCTCGCCCCCTGGCGGGCGCTGTTCGCCGAGCCGGGCCTTGCGCGCGCCGCGCAGGTGTCGGCCTTCGTCGGCATCGTCTCGACGCTGATCTCGCTCGCCGCCGTCATGGCATTCTGCGCGGCCTGGCAGGGCACGCGCGCCTTCTCCCTGTTGCAGCGCGTGGTCTCCCCGCTGCTCTCGGTCCCGCACGCGGCGACCGCGCTGGCGCTTGCCTTCCTGATCGCGCCGAGCGGCTGGCTCGCGCGCATGGTCTCGCCCTGGGCGACGGGCTGGACGCGCCCGCCCGATTTGCTGATCGTGCATGACGAGGCGGGCCTCGCACTGGTCGGCGGGCTGGTGCTCAAGGAGATCCCGTTCCTGTTCCTGATGACGCTCGCCGCGCTCAACCAGGTCGACGCCGACGCCCGTGTCAGGCTTGCGCGCACGCTGGGCTACGGGCGCATGGCGGCGTGGCTGAAGGCGGTCTTTCCGGCGGTCTATGCGCAGATCCGGCTGCCGGTCTATGCCGTGCTCGCCTATGCCATGTCGGTCGTGGACATGGCGATCATCCTCGGTCCCACCAATCCGCCGACGCTGTCGGTGCTGGTGCTGCGCTGGGCGAACGATCCCGACCTCGCGCTCCGGTTCCAGGCGGCGGCGGGCGCAATCGCGCAATTGCTGATCGTGCTGGGGGGCCTCGCGCTATGGCGGCTGCTCGAGATGGGCATCGCGCGCGCGGGCCTGCGGGCGGCGACGGGCGGCGCGCGGATGACGCACGACGGCTGGGGCCGCGGGATCGCGCTGCTGCCCGTGGCGGCCATCGTCGCGGCGGTCATCGCGGGGCTAGCGAGCCTCGCGCTCTGGTCGGCGGCGCGCGTCTGGCGCTTTCCCGATGCCCTGCCAACGCGCTGGACCGCTGCGAACTGGACGGACAATGCGGCACGCGCGGGTGAACTGATCGCAACGTCTGCCGGGATCGCGGCGCTCGCGGCGCTGATCGCCCTGGTGCTCACCGTCGCGTGCCTGGAGCGGGAGACGGGCCGCACCCACACCGGGAGCCTCGGGGCGGAGCGGCTGTCGCGCGCGCTGCCGCTGCTCTATGCGCCGCTGATCGTGCCGCAGATCGCCTTCCTGTTCGGGCTGCAGGTCTTCTTCGTGCGCATCGGGATAGACGGGACGGCGGGCGCGGTCGTGTGGGCGCACCTCGTCTTCGTGCTGCCCTATGCCTTCCTCGCCATGGCCGACCCCTACCGCGCCTACGACCCGCGCTATGTGCGCACGGCGCTGTGCCTGGGGGTCAGCGGACGCGCCGCGTTCTGGCGGGTCAAGCTGCCGATGCTGCTGCGCCCGCTGCTCGTCGCCTTCGCGGTCGGCTTCGCGATCTCGGTCGGGCAATACCTGCCGACGGTGTTCGCGGGCGCGGGCCGCGTGCCGACCGTGACGACGGAGGCGGTCGCGCTCGCCGCCAGCGCCGACCGGCGGCTCATCGGCATCTTCGCGCTGCTGCAGGCGGTGCTGCCGTTCGCGGGCTTCGCGCTTGCCACCGCCATTCCGGCGCTGGCGTTCCGCTCGCGGCGCGGGCTACAGGTGCGCTGA
- a CDS encoding ABC transporter substrate-binding protein: protein MIRRALGLAAAALLAATALTGAARAADAPDPGDWEAVLKAAQGQTVYWNAWGGEPRINAYIAWAGEQVKARYGVNVEHVKLSDTADAVARVVAEKTAGRDTGGSIDLIWINGENFAAMKRNGLLYGPWSEAMPNYRFVADGDLVKLDFTVPVEGLEAPWGKAQVVFMYDTAEMPVPPRTAADLLAWAQANPGRFTYPQVPNFLGSTFLKQVLYEVTPDPSVLVRPADEAGYEAATAPLWSYLDALNPVLWRQGRAFPQNSAAQRTLMSDGEIAMAISFNPAEATSAILKDELPDTVRTAVFEGGTIGNASFVAIPYNATAKAGAMVLANFLMSPEAQAHKQDPDVWGSFTILDVATLAEEDRARFAGLDLGIATLAPEALGTPLPEPHPSWMTRIEEDWARRYGASQ from the coding sequence ATGATCCGACGCGCCCTCGGCCTTGCCGCCGCCGCGCTGCTTGCCGCAACCGCGCTGACCGGCGCGGCGCGCGCCGCCGACGCCCCCGACCCGGGCGACTGGGAGGCCGTGCTGAAGGCCGCGCAGGGCCAGACCGTCTACTGGAACGCCTGGGGCGGGGAGCCGCGCATCAACGCCTACATCGCCTGGGCGGGGGAGCAGGTGAAGGCGCGCTACGGCGTGAACGTGGAGCATGTGAAGCTCTCCGACACCGCCGACGCGGTCGCCCGCGTCGTGGCGGAGAAGACGGCGGGCCGCGACACCGGGGGCTCCATCGACCTCATCTGGATCAATGGCGAGAACTTCGCCGCGATGAAGCGCAACGGGCTGCTCTACGGCCCCTGGTCGGAGGCGATGCCGAACTACCGCTTCGTGGCGGACGGGGACCTCGTGAAGCTCGACTTCACCGTGCCGGTCGAAGGGCTGGAGGCGCCCTGGGGCAAGGCGCAGGTCGTGTTCATGTACGACACCGCCGAGATGCCGGTGCCGCCGCGCACCGCCGCCGATCTGCTGGCCTGGGCGCAGGCGAACCCGGGTCGCTTCACCTATCCGCAGGTGCCGAACTTCCTCGGCTCGACCTTCCTGAAGCAGGTGCTCTACGAGGTGACGCCAGACCCGTCGGTCCTGGTGCGCCCGGCGGACGAGGCCGGCTATGAGGCCGCGACCGCACCGCTCTGGTCCTATCTCGACGCGCTGAACCCGGTCCTGTGGCGGCAGGGCCGCGCCTTTCCGCAGAACTCCGCCGCGCAGCGCACGCTGATGTCGGACGGGGAGATCGCCATGGCCATCTCCTTCAACCCGGCGGAGGCGACCTCGGCCATCCTCAAGGACGAGCTGCCGGACACGGTGCGCACCGCCGTGTTCGAGGGCGGCACCATCGGCAATGCGAGCTTTGTGGCGATCCCCTACAACGCGACTGCGAAGGCCGGGGCCATGGTGCTCGCGAACTTCCTGATGTCGCCAGAGGCGCAGGCGCACAAGCAGGACCCGGACGTGTGGGGCAGCTTCACCATCCTCGACGTGGCCACCCTGGCCGAGGAGGACCGTGCGCGCTTTGCCGGGCTCGACCTCGGCATCGCGACGCTCGCCCCGGAGGCCCTTGGAACGCCGCTGCCGGAGCCGCATCCGAGCTGGATGACCCGGATCGAGGAGGACTGGGCGCGGCGTTACGGCGCCTCGCAATAG
- a CDS encoding radical SAM/SPASM domain-containing protein — translation MESIYYSISWVCHRRCVHCYEDRFRPYVRDELKAVIGESLAAWPKIVANMPARMTYLDLADPLPEGGYREKTGRIILSGGEVLHKAVRKPVLYPILEALQEKYGSGGVKVVVQTTGDLLTQEIVADLLARGVWMISVAGMDDFHVGLEGDKRVPLQEKLTRWFEAAGMVRSGLKAATRQWHEEDGPLYSFFGATEDAWIGKIWPRGRAWTNDLSRAEITDNFCNAWSGGLNFLNHGYSGSEVAVDADGNVYPCCMKTKLPIGNLTEETVEEILDDLAGHPVYEAISMGHPERMGLAHGWDMGRFLEESETVTPGGRPYRNLCIGCDRFHEKVLGPVIRDLREKRRARRMAAAAE, via the coding sequence ATGGAATCCATCTATTACTCGATCAGCTGGGTCTGCCACCGGCGCTGCGTGCACTGCTACGAGGACCGCTTCCGTCCCTATGTGCGCGACGAGCTGAAGGCGGTGATCGGAGAATCGCTCGCCGCCTGGCCGAAGATCGTGGCGAACATGCCCGCGCGCATGACCTATCTCGACCTCGCAGACCCGCTGCCGGAAGGCGGCTACCGCGAGAAGACCGGACGCATCATCCTGTCGGGCGGCGAGGTGCTGCACAAGGCGGTGCGCAAGCCCGTGCTCTACCCGATCCTCGAGGCGCTGCAGGAGAAGTACGGCTCAGGCGGCGTGAAGGTCGTGGTGCAGACCACGGGCGACCTGCTGACGCAGGAGATCGTCGCCGACCTGCTCGCCCGCGGCGTCTGGATGATCTCCGTCGCGGGCATGGACGACTTCCACGTCGGGCTGGAGGGCGACAAGCGCGTGCCGCTTCAGGAGAAGCTCACCCGCTGGTTCGAGGCGGCGGGCATGGTCCGCTCCGGCCTGAAGGCCGCGACGCGCCAGTGGCACGAGGAGGACGGCCCGCTCTACAGCTTCTTCGGCGCAACCGAGGACGCATGGATCGGCAAGATCTGGCCGCGCGGGCGGGCCTGGACGAACGACCTGTCGCGCGCCGAGATCACGGACAATTTCTGCAACGCCTGGTCGGGCGGGCTCAATTTCCTCAACCACGGCTATTCGGGTTCGGAGGTCGCGGTCGACGCGGACGGCAACGTCTACCCCTGCTGCATGAAGACGAAGCTGCCGATCGGCAACCTGACCGAGGAGACGGTGGAGGAAATCCTCGACGACCTCGCCGGACACCCGGTCTACGAGGCGATCAGCATGGGCCACCCGGAACGCATGGGCCTCGCCCACGGCTGGGACATGGGCCGGTTCCTGGAAGAGAGCGAGACGGTGACGCCCGGCGGGCGGCCCTACCGCAACCTGTGCATCGGCTGCGACCGCTTCCACGAGAAGGTGCTGGGCCCGGTCATCCGCGACCTGCGGGAAAAGCGCCGCGCCCGCCGCATGGCGGCAGCCGCCGAATGA
- the ssb gene encoding single-stranded DNA-binding protein, giving the protein MINKVTLLGRLGRDAVIQEAPDGQKYAAMAVATWVTWLDRDTGQRKSRADWHRVISFRKDLLGYLERRAKTGARVYIEGSIRAMRQESKPDAPEVLAILVHRDGTVRILDQGVEQAETPADAETVRQIVNAPEADGLLAMLKTVKVS; this is encoded by the coding sequence ATGATCAACAAGGTCACGCTTCTCGGCCGTCTCGGGCGCGATGCCGTCATCCAGGAAGCGCCGGACGGGCAGAAATACGCCGCCATGGCGGTTGCGACCTGGGTGACCTGGCTCGACCGCGACACCGGCCAGCGCAAGTCGCGCGCGGACTGGCACCGGGTCATCAGCTTCCGCAAGGATCTTCTGGGCTATCTCGAACGCCGCGCCAAGACGGGCGCGCGCGTCTATATCGAAGGTTCGATCCGCGCCATGCGGCAGGAGTCGAAGCCCGACGCGCCGGAGGTGCTGGCCATCCTCGTCCACCGCGACGGCACGGTCCGCATCCTCGACCAGGGCGTGGAGCAGGCGGAGACCCCCGCCGACGCCGAGACCGTGCGGCAGATCGTCAACGCGCCGGAGGCGGACGGCCTGCTCGCCATGCTCAAGACCGTGAAGGTTTCCTGA
- a CDS encoding SctD/MshK family protein produces MDLRGTIVGTISRLRPGGGAAGPLGPEAGLPVLSLGFRTGLQAGALLTCDVGTDGVSIGAALGSDIVLLDEGVTERACRLTVGRRFGAPVLEVLALDGRVEIEGIGPAGTETPLQVSFPATLTVDGSVILDVDVEAGAGTGAAFAVNPTTGVIAIAAGLALLAVAVPVVGSLFGGGGAALTSAVSAAEARASRDRLREVAAAVDALAARSPAVAAHQVDVGSGIVTLAVTRRPGTDDAWAGLYSAIDGVAGEVLVRVTQTTARAAVVQSPDLPRFVSISAIEGGPSHVVTQDGLRLPVGAVAPGGWRIVRIAGREVVIEREGVEIELAL; encoded by the coding sequence ATGGATCTTCGCGGGACTATTGTCGGCACGATCTCCCGGCTGCGTCCGGGGGGCGGGGCCGCGGGTCCGCTGGGCCCGGAAGCCGGTCTGCCGGTGTTGTCCCTCGGATTCCGGACGGGCTTGCAGGCCGGGGCGCTCCTGACGTGCGATGTCGGCACGGACGGGGTGTCCATCGGCGCCGCGCTGGGCAGCGATATCGTCCTGCTTGACGAGGGCGTGACGGAACGCGCCTGCAGGCTGACGGTCGGGCGGCGGTTCGGCGCGCCCGTTCTCGAGGTTCTCGCCCTCGACGGCCGGGTCGAGATCGAAGGCATAGGGCCCGCAGGGACCGAGACGCCTCTCCAGGTGTCCTTTCCGGCGACGCTGACCGTCGACGGCAGCGTGATATTGGATGTTGATGTCGAGGCGGGTGCCGGTACGGGCGCCGCTTTCGCCGTCAACCCGACCACCGGCGTGATCGCGATCGCGGCGGGGCTGGCGCTCCTCGCAGTTGCCGTTCCCGTCGTGGGGAGCCTGTTCGGCGGTGGCGGTGCTGCGCTGACGTCCGCTGTATCGGCGGCGGAGGCGCGCGCGTCGCGCGACCGCCTGCGGGAGGTTGCGGCGGCCGTCGACGCACTTGCCGCCCGCTCACCCGCCGTCGCGGCGCACCAGGTGGACGTGGGCAGCGGCATCGTGACGCTCGCCGTCACCCGGCGGCCCGGCACGGACGATGCCTGGGCCGGGCTCTACTCTGCTATCGACGGGGTCGCGGGAGAGGTGCTGGTCCGCGTGACGCAGACCACGGCCAGGGCTGCCGTCGTGCAATCGCCGGACCTGCCGCGCTTCGTATCGATCTCGGCGATCGAGGGCGGTCCGTCGCACGTGGTGACGCAGGACGGCCTGCGCCTGCCCGTGGGCGCGGTCGCGCCGGGCGGCTGGCGGATCGTGCGGATCGCCGGCCGCGAAGTGGTCATCGAACGCGAGGGAGTCGAGATCGAACTCGCCCTGTGA
- a CDS encoding tetratricopeptide repeat protein, whose protein sequence is MTHTPAPGANEAQSRPPQAPIMAMVALAGALTSAGRGGDALTLLRCAVRLDPDNPVVTRRLAIALMDEGRADVALTVLDQMVEQGLSTRADTAAFYTLRARILRRLGRNEEADGAFLLATRLAKAG, encoded by the coding sequence ATGACGCACACCCCCGCCCCCGGCGCCAACGAGGCGCAGTCCCGCCCGCCCCAGGCACCGATCATGGCCATGGTGGCCCTTGCGGGCGCGCTCACGTCCGCCGGGCGCGGCGGGGACGCGCTGACGCTGTTGCGCTGCGCCGTCCGCCTCGATCCGGACAATCCCGTCGTCACCCGCAGGCTGGCCATCGCGCTCATGGACGAGGGGCGCGCCGACGTGGCGCTCACCGTGCTCGACCAGATGGTGGAGCAGGGACTTTCGACGCGGGCGGACACGGCGGCCTTCTACACGCTGCGCGCCCGCATCCTGCGTCGCCTCGGACGCAATGAGGAGGCTGACGGCGCCTTCCTGCTCGCCACGCGCCTTGCGAAGGCGGGCTAG
- the sctV gene encoding type III secretion system export apparatus subunit SctV, whose protein sequence is MNPRLSRLLGQVAARQDLMLVALLVLAIGMMILPLPTLIVDFLLAFNMSATVLLLMVAIYLRQPLDFSTLPAVILFATIFRLALSITTTRLILSNAEAGQIIETFGQFVIAGNLVVGLVIFLIITIVQFVVVTKGSERVAEVSARFTLDALPGKQMAIDADLRSGEITQAEARTRRTQLSKESQFYGAMDGAMKFVKGDAIAGLIITAVNLIGGIAVGAFQKGLSMGEAVAVYSILTIGDGLVAQIPALFTSIACGTIVTRVTTDDKSNLGSDISRQLVAEPRSLQVAAVIMLALAAIPGFPTAIFLFLASLFGGLSLLYFFRDRKAAKAEQAVQAEADAANLGAGGEALPEFVDRPQEELIVQVRTGLELFNFIDRLVLREVTNTHRTRILEKYGFVFTPPVYDRDGSLGSSEYKIYLEHVPVGSGTIDFDKLLIPDGPDLLEAAGVPYQVRRDEDGIERTYVALEERARLEELDIRYRDAHWMLVDRVVAVQEEYASYFVTVDEVKRLLAIVGKTYQDLVAEVSRVVPITRMTDVLKRLVDEKVSIRSMRLILEALLEWGQKEADPAVLTEHVRGALKRQICFGLADQNRIISVFLLDRGLEDMIRRNLRQSAVGSYLALDEQTSRTLTTQVRAQMDQAARQNRRPIFLTAADVRRFFRSFLKGNGLACPVISQQEMAPEFTVQPVGVLSIGAAAMAAGGNVTPMATARPGGGPAVPAGAAQPGAPGFAPPGGGPAAGFVPGQAPLAPRPAAAAGAGGAAGGAPLAGQGLPPRPPQGS, encoded by the coding sequence ATGAACCCGCGGCTCTCTCGCCTGCTCGGGCAGGTGGCGGCCCGGCAGGACCTGATGCTGGTCGCGCTGCTGGTCCTGGCGATCGGCATGATGATCCTGCCGTTGCCGACGCTGATCGTGGACTTCCTGCTCGCGTTCAACATGTCGGCGACTGTGCTGCTGCTGATGGTGGCGATCTATCTGCGTCAGCCGCTCGACTTCTCCACGCTGCCGGCGGTCATCCTGTTCGCGACCATATTCCGGCTGGCGTTGTCGATCACCACGACGCGCCTGATCCTGTCCAATGCCGAGGCCGGCCAGATCATCGAGACGTTCGGCCAGTTCGTCATCGCGGGAAACCTCGTGGTCGGCCTCGTGATCTTCCTCATCATCACCATCGTGCAGTTCGTCGTCGTGACCAAGGGCTCCGAACGTGTGGCGGAGGTGAGCGCGCGTTTCACCCTCGATGCGCTGCCGGGCAAGCAGATGGCGATCGACGCGGACCTGCGCTCGGGCGAGATCACCCAGGCCGAGGCGCGCACGCGGCGCACCCAATTGAGCAAGGAGAGCCAGTTCTACGGTGCGATGGACGGCGCCATGAAGTTCGTCAAGGGCGACGCCATAGCAGGCCTGATCATCACGGCGGTGAACCTGATCGGGGGGATCGCCGTCGGCGCCTTCCAGAAGGGCCTGAGCATGGGCGAGGCCGTGGCCGTCTACTCGATCCTCACCATCGGCGACGGGCTGGTGGCGCAGATCCCGGCGCTCTTCACCTCCATCGCCTGCGGCACCATCGTCACGCGCGTCACCACCGACGACAAGTCCAACCTGGGCAGCGACATCTCCCGCCAGCTCGTTGCCGAGCCGCGCTCGCTCCAGGTCGCGGCCGTGATCATGCTGGCGCTCGCTGCGATCCCCGGCTTTCCGACGGCGATCTTCCTCTTCCTGGCGAGCCTGTTCGGTGGCCTGAGCCTGCTTTATTTCTTCCGCGACCGGAAGGCCGCGAAGGCCGAACAGGCGGTGCAGGCGGAGGCAGACGCGGCGAACCTCGGTGCTGGCGGAGAGGCGCTCCCCGAATTCGTCGACCGGCCGCAGGAAGAATTGATTGTCCAGGTGCGGACCGGGTTGGAGCTGTTCAATTTCATCGATCGGCTCGTGCTGCGGGAAGTGACGAACACGCACCGCACCCGCATTCTCGAGAAATACGGCTTCGTCTTCACGCCGCCCGTCTACGACCGGGATGGGTCGCTCGGCTCTTCGGAGTACAAGATCTACCTCGAGCACGTCCCCGTCGGCAGCGGCACCATCGACTTCGACAAGCTGCTGATCCCCGACGGCCCCGACCTGCTGGAAGCGGCGGGCGTCCCCTACCAGGTCCGGCGCGACGAGGACGGGATCGAGCGGACCTATGTCGCGCTGGAGGAACGGGCCCGGCTCGAGGAACTCGACATCCGTTACCGCGACGCGCACTGGATGCTTGTCGACCGCGTCGTCGCCGTGCAGGAGGAGTATGCCTCCTATTTCGTCACGGTGGACGAGGTGAAGCGGCTGCTGGCCATCGTCGGCAAGACCTACCAGGACCTCGTGGCGGAGGTGTCGCGCGTCGTCCCCATCACCCGCATGACGGACGTGCTGAAGCGCCTCGTCGACGAGAAGGTCTCGATCCGCTCCATGCGCCTCATCCTCGAGGCGCTGCTCGAATGGGGACAGAAGGAGGCAGACCCCGCCGTGCTGACGGAGCATGTGCGCGGCGCGCTCAAGCGGCAGATCTGCTTCGGGCTCGCCGACCAGAACCGGATCATCTCGGTCTTCCTGCTCGACCGCGGGCTCGAGGACATGATCCGCCGGAACCTGCGGCAGAGCGCGGTCGGAAGCTACCTCGCGCTCGACGAGCAGACCTCGCGCACGCTCACGACGCAGGTCCGCGCGCAGATGGACCAGGCCGCGCGCCAGAACCGCCGGCCGATCTTCCTGACGGCTGCCGACGTGCGCCGCTTCTTCCGCAGTTTTCTCAAGGGCAACGGCTTGGCCTGCCCGGTCATCTCGCAGCAGGAAATGGCGCCGGAGTTCACGGTTCAGCCCGTCGGCGTGCTGTCGATCGGTGCGGCAGCCATGGCGGCGGGCGGAAACGTGACGCCGATGGCAACCGCCCGGCCGGGAGGCGGCCCTGCCGTCCCCGCGGGTGCGGCACAGCCCGGCGCGCCGGGCTTCGCACCGCCAGGGGGAGGGCCCGCGGCCGGGTTCGTGCCGGGCCAGGCGCCTCTCGCTCCCCGCCCGGCTGCGGCCGCGGGGGCTGGCGGTGCGGCTGGCGGCGCACCGCTCGCGGGCCAGGGACTTCCGCCGCGTCCGCCCCAGGGCAGCTGA
- a CDS encoding EscU/YscU/HrcU family type III secretion system export apparatus switch protein — protein MSDTEEKNLPPSQKKLRDARRRGQVEQSQETVNGLKIVIGLVYCIVATPATVILFVQVYAIAAGAIPLPFAEAQETVMQRTLKMVTDISMPLYAIVIVSVIVTSILVLKGFVFAIDPIVPRPDKINPMSGFGRIFAVRNFVTFGVSVVKVFLMIATLGAVLWGGFRWLTRLGYCGFDCVVPVFVRLTLAVIAAAIVLFILGAIFDILLQRWLFRRDMKMSRTEMKNEMKEMFGSPEIRGERRRLQREAAQGGGARMGTANAAVVIVGGKGAIALAYDANRVPVPVTVAKGYDDSAEKIVNTAQGLSIPVVSDPQLVESLIRAAPLGQPIPRQAYTPVARILSQVTRR, from the coding sequence ATGAGCGACACGGAAGAGAAAAATCTCCCGCCGTCGCAGAAGAAGCTTCGCGACGCGCGCCGGCGGGGGCAGGTCGAACAGAGCCAGGAGACGGTCAACGGCCTGAAGATCGTGATCGGGCTGGTCTACTGCATCGTCGCCACTCCGGCGACCGTGATCCTGTTCGTCCAGGTCTATGCGATTGCCGCGGGCGCGATCCCCCTGCCCTTCGCCGAGGCGCAGGAAACCGTCATGCAGCGCACGCTGAAGATGGTCACCGACATCAGCATGCCGCTCTACGCCATCGTGATCGTGTCGGTGATCGTCACGAGCATCCTCGTGCTCAAGGGCTTCGTCTTCGCCATCGACCCGATCGTTCCGCGGCCCGACAAGATTAATCCCATGAGCGGGTTCGGGCGCATCTTCGCGGTGCGGAACTTCGTGACCTTCGGCGTGTCGGTCGTGAAGGTCTTCCTGATGATCGCCACGCTGGGCGCGGTTCTGTGGGGTGGCTTCCGGTGGCTGACGCGGCTCGGCTATTGCGGGTTCGACTGCGTGGTGCCGGTGTTCGTGCGCCTCACGCTCGCGGTGATCGCAGCGGCGATCGTCCTGTTCATCCTCGGCGCCATCTTCGACATCCTGCTGCAGCGCTGGCTGTTCCGCCGCGACATGAAGATGTCCCGGACCGAGATGAAGAACGAGATGAAGGAAATGTTCGGAAGCCCCGAGATCCGCGGCGAGCGCCGGCGCCTGCAACGCGAGGCCGCGCAGGGGGGCGGTGCGCGCATGGGCACGGCCAATGCCGCGGTGGTCATCGTCGGCGGCAAGGGGGCGATCGCACTCGCCTACGACGCCAACCGGGTGCCCGTCCCGGTCACCGTCGCCAAGGGCTATGACGACAGCGCGGAGAAGATCGTCAACACGGCGCAGGGCCTCTCCATACCCGTCGTGTCGGACCCGCAACTCGTCGAGAGTCTCATACGGGCTGCACCGCTCGGCCAGCCGATCCCGCGCCAGGCCTACACGCCCGTTGCGCGCATCCTGTCGCAGGTGACGCGCCGCTAG
- the sctT gene encoding type III secretion system export apparatus subunit SctT — MLDPAYLQSLDTLVDWLAALGLAAARVFGLMTVFPAFTIPQFGPAVRGGIAIAIALPVVPLAVDMVEPLRAGGGVMYALVAGKEILVGVIIGAILAIPIWGVAAAAEFVDFYRGATAAQIADPATGAQTGVFANLSDMAHVTFFLLMGGGLILAGALYDSYGIWPLGVLLPDFSSGAPGFLMGFLDALFRIALIYAAPFLIAMFLAELTLTLVNQFARQIQVFELSLTVKNLIFILGLMIMAYFFVPFHSHDLPTRETVGARLEALFP; from the coding sequence ATGCTCGACCCCGCCTATCTGCAGTCGCTGGACACGCTGGTAGACTGGCTGGCGGCGCTGGGCCTCGCGGCGGCGCGCGTCTTCGGGCTGATGACCGTGTTTCCCGCGTTCACGATTCCGCAGTTCGGCCCGGCGGTGCGGGGCGGAATCGCGATCGCCATCGCACTGCCCGTGGTGCCGCTTGCCGTCGACATGGTCGAGCCGCTGCGCGCCGGCGGCGGCGTCATGTACGCCCTGGTCGCAGGCAAGGAGATCCTCGTCGGCGTCATCATCGGAGCGATCCTCGCGATCCCGATCTGGGGCGTCGCGGCCGCCGCCGAGTTCGTGGACTTCTACCGCGGCGCCACGGCCGCGCAGATCGCCGACCCCGCGACGGGCGCGCAGACCGGCGTCTTCGCCAATCTCAGCGACATGGCGCACGTGACCTTCTTCCTGCTGATGGGGGGCGGGCTGATCCTTGCGGGCGCACTTTACGATAGCTACGGCATCTGGCCGCTGGGCGTGCTTCTGCCCGACTTCAGTTCCGGCGCGCCGGGCTTCCTCATGGGTTTTCTCGATGCGCTCTTCCGGATCGCGCTGATCTATGCCGCGCCCTTCCTGATCGCGATGTTCCTTGCGGAACTCACGCTGACGCTCGTCAACCAGTTCGCCCGGCAGATCCAGGTGTTCGAACTGTCGCTGACCGTCAAGAACCTGATCTTCATCCTCGGCCTGATGATCATGGCCTATTTCTTCGTGCCGTTTCACTCACACGACCTGCCGACGCGGGAAACGGTGGGGGCGCGCCTCGAGGCGCTGTTCCCATGA